In the genome of Abyssisolibacter fermentans, one region contains:
- a CDS encoding GTP-binding protein — protein MAKAKFERNKPHVNIGTIGHVDHGKTTLTAAITKVLNERLGTGESVAFDNIDKAPEE, from the coding sequence ATGGCAAAAGCAAAATTTGAAAGAAATAAGCCACATGTTAACATTGGAACAATAGGTCACGTAGACCATGGTAAAACAACATTAACAGCAGCTATAACAAAAGTTTTAAATGAAAGACTTGGAACTGGAGAATCAGTAGCATTTGATAACATAGATAAAGCTCCAGAAGAA
- the sigH gene encoding RNA polymerase sporulation sigma factor SigH: protein MYGEEFNVMTDEEIVEYAKDGDNEALEYLIKKYKNFVKSKARSYFLIGADKEDIIQEGMIGLYKAIRDFKQDKLSSFRAFAELCITRQIITAIKTATRQKHIPLNSYISLNKPIYDEESDRTLMDVLSGVKITDPEELIISREELNNIENKIGEILSGLEWEVLTSYLQGKSYQEIAVELDRHVKSIDNALQRVKRKLERYLEIKDI, encoded by the coding sequence ATCTATGGAGAAGAATTCAACGTTATGACGGATGAAGAAATAGTTGAATACGCAAAAGATGGAGATAATGAAGCTTTAGAATATTTAATTAAGAAATATAAGAATTTTGTAAAATCAAAAGCTAGGTCATATTTTTTGATTGGTGCTGATAAAGAGGATATTATACAAGAAGGAATGATAGGATTATATAAAGCAATAAGAGATTTCAAGCAGGACAAGCTTAGTTCATTTAGAGCATTTGCTGAGTTGTGTATAACAAGACAGATAATTACAGCTATAAAAACAGCGACAAGGCAGAAGCACATACCACTTAATTCTTATATATCTCTTAATAAACCTATATATGATGAAGAATCTGACAGGACACTTATGGATGTTTTATCAGGAGTAAAAATAACTGATCCTGAGGAATTGATTATCAGTAGGGAAGAGTTAAATAATATTGAAAACAAAATTGGGGAAATTTTAAGTGGTCTAGAATGGGAAGTTTTGACTTCATACCTACAAGGAAAATCATACCAAGAAATTGCAGTAGAGCTGGACAGACATGTTAAATCTATTGATAATGCATTACAGAGAGTTAAAAGAAAATTAGAAAGATATCTTGAAATTAAAGATATTTAA
- a CDS encoding NYN domain-containing protein — translation MAKKKKVYKEYLFVDGYNIINAWSELRELNKLNLAVGRNKLIEIMAEYQSFTGIKVIIVFDAHLVKGNTGKKETFLDIDIVYTKEHETADSYIEKSVSKLIRNKKVRVATSDWAEQQIILGRGATRISARELEIESKRVKNNISKKKEKLKETNNRDTIEDIIESDIVKKLQKLRQDM, via the coding sequence ATGGCTAAAAAAAAGAAAGTATATAAAGAATATCTTTTTGTCGATGGTTATAATATTATAAATGCATGGTCAGAATTAAGAGAATTAAATAAATTAAATCTAGCAGTAGGAAGAAATAAACTAATAGAAATTATGGCCGAATATCAATCTTTTACAGGTATTAAAGTGATAATTGTTTTTGATGCTCATTTAGTAAAAGGTAATACAGGTAAAAAAGAGACATTTTTAGATATTGATATTGTTTACACAAAGGAGCATGAGACGGCTGATAGCTATATTGAAAAATCAGTATCTAAACTAATACGTAACAAAAAGGTAAGAGTGGCCACATCTGATTGGGCTGAACAACAAATAATACTAGGTAGGGGAGCTACAAGAATTTCTGCAAGAGAATTAGAAATTGAATCAAAAAGAGTTAAAAATAATATTTCAAAAAAGAAAGAAAAACTTAAAGAAACAAATAATAGAGATACAATTGAAGACATAATTGAATCAGACATAGTTAAGAAGCTCCAAAAACTAAGGCAAGATATGTAA
- the rlmB gene encoding 23S rRNA (guanosine(2251)-2'-O)-methyltransferase RlmB → MKPQGFIAGRNPVVEAIKSNRTIDKILILKGIHHGVINEIKKLANEKNIIVQYVPKSKLDSIVENCNHQGVIAYIAAHNYYSVDDILQYAKEKQEDPFIIILDEIEDPHNLGAIMRTVECAGAHGVIIPKRRSVGLTATVAKASSGAMEYVKVAKVTNIVDTIGYLKDQGIWVYGADMDGENYYYDTKLDGPLAVVIGSEGKGMKRLVKESCDFIVKIPMKGKVTSLNASVAAGIFIYEIRRQRG, encoded by the coding sequence TTGAAACCTCAAGGATTTATAGCAGGTAGGAATCCAGTTGTAGAAGCAATAAAATCAAATAGAACTATAGATAAAATATTGATATTAAAAGGGATACATCATGGTGTTATTAATGAAATAAAAAAACTTGCAAATGAAAAAAATATAATTGTACAATACGTTCCAAAGAGCAAACTGGATTCTATTGTGGAAAATTGTAATCATCAAGGAGTAATAGCATATATTGCTGCTCATAACTATTATAGCGTTGATGATATTTTGCAATATGCAAAAGAAAAACAAGAAGACCCCTTTATAATTATACTAGATGAAATAGAAGACCCACATAATTTAGGAGCTATAATGAGAACTGTAGAATGTGCAGGAGCTCATGGTGTAATAATACCAAAGCGAAGATCAGTAGGTTTAACAGCTACTGTTGCAAAAGCTTCAAGTGGAGCTATGGAATATGTTAAAGTAGCTAAGGTTACCAATATTGTTGATACTATTGGTTATCTAAAAGATCAAGGAATATGGGTCTATGGTGCAGACATGGATGGTGAAAATTACTATTATGATACTAAGCTAGATGGTCCACTTGCTGTTGTAATAGGTAGTGAAGGAAAAGGTATGAAAAGATTAGTAAAAGAAAGTTGTGATTTTATTGTTAAGATACCAATGAAAGGGAAAGTAACATCACTCAATGCGTCAGTTGCAGCAGGAATTTTTATTTATGAGATAAGAAGGCAACGTGGATAA